In Syntrophotaleaceae bacterium, a genomic segment contains:
- a CDS encoding fibronectin type III domain-containing protein: MNKLLKALSMVLFAMIIGLCLAPSKGFAKDITLSWDPSPSSGVVGYKLYYQADSATLPMTGTDAAEGSSPIDVGNATTFTLTGLSEWSIYYFRTTAYDSQGNESEFSNLVASEWIPAPLSPANNSIVSSPARLTWTSPPAELNLTFTVYYGTDPSLRESSTVVAGGPNPGSGLPPQGILMAILICMIGMTLQQLLSSTGRKRLAGLALCSTLAMTMVGCGGGGGGGGDDGAVDTTPTTSVSPTNNTVVVPELTGSSHTTGNLESGRTYYWKVVAVDEYGQEFESQTSSFRVQ; encoded by the coding sequence ATGAATAAACTTCTTAAAGCTCTCAGCATGGTACTTTTTGCGATGATCATCGGCCTTTGCCTGGCCCCTTCGAAGGGCTTCGCGAAAGATATCACCCTTTCATGGGACCCCAGCCCCAGCTCCGGCGTTGTCGGCTACAAGCTCTATTACCAGGCCGACAGCGCCACCCTGCCAATGACCGGCACTGACGCCGCTGAGGGGTCCTCACCCATCGATGTCGGCAACGCCACCACGTTCACCCTCACAGGTCTTTCGGAATGGAGCATCTACTACTTTCGTACCACCGCCTATGACAGTCAGGGCAACGAAAGCGAATTCTCCAACTTGGTGGCAAGCGAGTGGATTCCCGCCCCGCTGTCGCCTGCAAACAACAGCATTGTCTCCTCCCCGGCTCGATTGACATGGACCTCCCCGCCGGCGGAACTCAACCTGACGTTCACCGTCTATTATGGAACCGATCCCTCCCTGCGGGAGAGCAGCACGGTTGTGGCTGGTGGCCCCAACCCCGGTTCCGGGCTGCCGCCCCAGGGCATTCTGATGGCGATCCTCATCTGCATGATCGGCATGACTCTGCAGCAATTGCTCTCGTCCACGGGACGGAAACGTCTTGCCGGTCTGGCCCTCTGCAGCACTCTGGCAATGACCATGGTCGGCTGCGGCGGTGGTGGCGGTGGCGGCGGTGATGATGGTGCAGTGGATACCACCCCCACAACCTCTGTGTCGCCGACGAACAACACCGTCGTGGTCCCTGAACTTACCGGAAGCTCGCACACAACCGGCAACCTCGAGTCGGGAAGGACCTACTACTGGAAAGTGGTGGCCGTGGACGAATACGGACAGGAATTCGAAAGCCAAACCAGTTCGTTCAGGGTGCAGTGA